CAAAAGGTCCAGCCATGACAAGGGAAGAAGCCATTCAATCAATTGAAGTAGGAATTGAAGTAGCTACGGCCGAAATAGCACAAGGAGTTAATGTACTTGGTACAGGTGAAATGGGGATTGGTAATACTACACCAAGCGCGGCTATCTTATCTGTACTTCATGCGTGTCACCCACAAGAAGTGACAGGGTTCGGTGCAGGAGTTGGATCAGGAGGAATTGCGCATAAAGTTGAAGTCATTCAAAACGCCATTGCCTTAAACAAACCGAATCGTCATGATGCGATTGATGTACTTGCAAAAGTGGGTGGGTTAGAGATAGGTGCGATGGCTGGTGTAATTCTGGCGGCTGCTGCCAATCGTAAGCCCGTTGTAATTGATGGCTTTATTTCGACAGTCGCTGCTCTTATCGCTTATGAATTAGAACCGAAAGTCCAAGATTATATTATTCCTTCCCATGCCTCTGAAGAACCGGGGGCAAAAATTGCTGCTAAACTGCTAGGCGTGGAGCCAATGCTTCATATGAACATGCGATTGGGAGAAGGTTCTGGTGCAGCATTAACCTTTCCAATTCTAGATGCAGCTTGCTCTATGGTGAGCAACATGGCGACATTAGCTGAGTCTGTCGGGCTGGTAGAGAAGTAATCATTTGTTAAGTGCCGATAGGGAAAAATCTTAGCTAAACATTTAGAGCGTAATCGTCTATAGCAAAAAAGGAAGCTGGGATATTTAAGGAACAGAGGAAAGATGTTAGTAAATTTTTGCTATTATGGGGACTTGTCCGTTATTGCGAAAAAATAGAAGTATTCACTAGTTGTTGGTAGCGAAGGCGGTGACTCCTGCTCTGAACGCACACACTGTAAGATGCGGGCATTCTGCGCGTTAGCGAGGGTTGCGGCTTACGTGTGTACCCGCAGAAAGCACCGCCGAAGCGGACAACAACGGCGCAGCAAAAAAGTGTTAGATTGATGGCACTCAATCTAACACTTTTTCTCTTTTGTCCCAGCCGCTTTCTGTTTTTTTAAAGTCTCTTAAGCTCGATTCAATTTTCGCAAAGGTAAGCGCCATTTCTTCATATATGAAAGAACTCGTAAAATTGTAATTACCCCGAATAACACGTATAAAAAGATATCCCCTTCTAGTAATTCCAATCCAATAAGTAGACCAGCAAGTGCTGCCCAGACACCGTAGATTTCATCACGTAGCACGAGTGGCTTACGTCCTGCCAATAAATCACGCACTATCCCACCACCTGAACCAGTTAAGACTGCGGCTACAATAACCGCACTAATGGGCATATTGAGTTTCACTGCATATAATGCACCTTGTATAGCAAAAGCCGATAAGCCGATGGCATCTGTGAAATTGCCCCAACGATGCCAATGCTGTATAAGATGATGAGGAAAAATAAAAAATATCGTAATGGCAGCGATTGCAATTTGAAACATCATATCCTGGCCCCACAACGTTGTTACTGGTAAACCGATAAGTAAATTACGAATGGCACCGCCACCGAATGCAGTTACAATGCCAAGTATATATACACCGAATAAATCGTATTCTTCTTCCATTGCAATTATTGCCCCGGAAATAGCGAAGGCAATTGTCCCAATGATGCTAAAAACTTCCCAAGCCATCACTTTCCCTCCTTAAACGAGAATAATTTGTAGTAAGTCCGCCCCTTAGCTTAGCGTATTTAACAGCTAGACACAATAGCAATTTTTGCAGGGTTGCAAACAAATTGATAAGATAGGAAAGAACAATTTGAAACGGAGACGAAAACAATGACTTTTACAACCCATTTAACAGCAGAAACGTTAGCATTAGCGGAAAAAATTGAGGAAAGAGTCCGCCCATATCATACGAAAGTAGAAAATATGGCATTCTTCAACCAACAAAAAGTACTTTCAGCATTTAGAACGCATCAAGTGAGCGATTTTCATTTACATCCATCCAATGGCTATGGCTATGATGATGAAGGCCGTGACAATCTTGAACGTGTGTATGCGGAAGTTTTTGGAGCAGAGGCGGCAATTGTTCGCCCTCAAATCATATCTGGAACACATGCAATTACGCTTAGTCTATTCGGCGTGTTACGACCAGGTGATGAATTGCTTTATATATCAGGCCAACCATATGACACATTACAGTCGATTGTCGATGGAGGAGACAAAGATACGGGCTCGCTAAAGGACTATAAAATTGGTTATCGACATGTAGATTTAATCGATAACGAAATGGTTGACTGGTCGGCAGTCGCTGCAGCCATTACACCGAACACAAAAATGATAGCCATTCAACGTTCAAAAGGCTATGCATCACGTCCATCCTTTACGATTTCGCAAATTGCAGAAATGTGTGCCAAGATACGAGAATTAGCACCTAATGCTATTATATTTGTAGATAACTGCTATGGAGAATTTGTGGAAGCACAAGAACCTACAGAAGTAGGTGCTGATTTAATGGCTGGTTCGCTTATTAAAAATCCAGGTGGCGGTTTAGCTAAAATAGGTGGCTATATTGCAGGACGAGCTGATTTAGTAGAAAAATGTGCTTATCGTATGACATCACCAGGAA
This DNA window, taken from Lysinibacillus sp. FSL M8-0337, encodes the following:
- the cobT gene encoding nicotinate-nucleotide--dimethylbenzimidazole phosphoribosyltransferase, which translates into the protein MQLLQQTLQQIQHANNEMMEKAREYIDSLSKPPSSLGKLESLAVQLAGITGELYPKIDNKAIIVCAGDHGVCDEDVTSNPQDVTFLQTLNFPKGITGVCAIANITNAKIVTVDVGVKQDIPLDAGVIMKKIKYGTDNMAKGPAMTREEAIQSIEVGIEVATAEIAQGVNVLGTGEMGIGNTTPSAAILSVLHACHPQEVTGFGAGVGSGGIAHKVEVIQNAIALNKPNRHDAIDVLAKVGGLEIGAMAGVILAAAANRKPVVIDGFISTVAALIAYELEPKVQDYIIPSHASEEPGAKIAAKLLGVEPMLHMNMRLGEGSGAALTFPILDAACSMVSNMATLAESVGLVEK
- a CDS encoding trimeric intracellular cation channel family protein: MAWEVFSIIGTIAFAISGAIIAMEEEYDLFGVYILGIVTAFGGGAIRNLLIGLPVTTLWGQDMMFQIAIAAITIFFIFPHHLIQHWHRWGNFTDAIGLSAFAIQGALYAVKLNMPISAVIVAAVLTGSGGGIVRDLLAGRKPLVLRDEIYGVWAALAGLLIGLELLEGDIFLYVLFGVITILRVLSYMKKWRLPLRKLNRA
- a CDS encoding methionine gamma-lyase family protein; the protein is MTFTTHLTAETLALAEKIEERVRPYHTKVENMAFFNQQKVLSAFRTHQVSDFHLHPSNGYGYDDEGRDNLERVYAEVFGAEAAIVRPQIISGTHAITLSLFGVLRPGDELLYISGQPYDTLQSIVDGGDKDTGSLKDYKIGYRHVDLIDNEMVDWSAVAAAITPNTKMIAIQRSKGYASRPSFTISQIAEMCAKIRELAPNAIIFVDNCYGEFVEAQEPTEVGADLMAGSLIKNPGGGLAKIGGYIAGRADLVEKCAYRMTSPGIGAEAGATLNTLGDFYQGFFLAPHVVSQALKGAIFTAAMLEEVGMTTFPSYHAERTDLIQSVSFNTAEQMVAFCREIQANSPINAHYAPEPAYMPGYEDDVIMAAGTFIQGSSIELTADGPIRPPFTAFIQGGLTYEHVKFAICSAVQGLQK